Proteins co-encoded in one Arachis hypogaea cultivar Tifrunner chromosome 11, arahy.Tifrunner.gnm2.J5K5, whole genome shotgun sequence genomic window:
- the LOC112721909 gene encoding uncharacterized protein, whose amino-acid sequence MGATPFHHSILEVRLPKHFDKPTDMRYDGTQDPQEHLTAFEAMMNLDGVRDEVRCRAFSVTLAGSAIRWFNVLPQGSVTTLANITRAFLAQFTTRIAKAKHPINLLAVTQRSGEPTRKYLDRFNDECLEIDGLTDLVASLCLTNGLLNEDFRKHLTTKPVWTMQEIQNVAREYINDEEVSQVVVANKRQPAHNPARQPTLIVEVYQQIADKGILSKPRQLKDRTGGNKNLYCDYHKGFSHKTQDCFDLKDVLEQAIQEGKLAEFSHLIRKPRRRDRDRSGDDRSRAVRPRQEPEEDNEGGLTIVNVVVGRDVAPRSKSACKKDAKVLAMSSSSPALSSRRVPSISFGPEDQWFDDLLENPSMEITARGGTGLVRRILVDTGADSNIMFRNVFDALGLRDTDLKTHQHGVVGLGDNFIKPDGIVSLPVSIGGGRGKRSVMAEFIVLRDSTAYNLIMRRKTINEFRAVICTKLLMMKFVADDGSVGSIRGVVQIF is encoded by the exons ATGGGGGCAACCCCTTTCCACCACTCCATTCTCGAGGTCCGGCTACCGAAGCATTTCGataagccaacggacatgagatATGACGGCACCCAAGATCCTCAAGAACATctaacggcctttgaggccatGATGAATCTGGATGGTGTGCGTGATGAAGTGAGATGTCGCGCCTTCTCCGTAACCTTAGCGGGGTCGGCAATCCGTTGGTTCAACGTTCTCCCCCAAGGCTCCGTGACCACTCTTGCAAACATAACTCGAGCCTTCCTGGCTCAATTCACCACGCGTATTGCTAAAGCTAAGCACCCGATCAACTTGCTAGCGGTGACGCAGAGAAGCGGGGAACCGACCAGGAAGTACCTGGATAGGTTCAATGATGAATGCCTGGAGATCGACGGCCTGACTGACTTGGTAGCCAGCTTGTGCTTGACAAACGGGCTGCTGAATGAAGATTTTAGGAAACACCTTACCACCAAGCCTGTGTGGACGATGCAAGAAATCCAAAATGTGGCCAGGGAGTACATCAACGACGAGGAGGTTAGCCAAGTCGTGGTAGCCAACAAGCGGCAACCCGCCCATAACCCTGCTCGTCAACCCA CCCTGATCGTCGAGGTGTACCAGCAGATAGCCGACAAAGGCATCCTGTCGAAGCCTCGACAACTCAAGGATAGAACTGGAGGGAACAAAAATCTCTACTGTGACTACCACAAGGGCTTCAGCCATAAGACCCAAGATTGTTTCGATTTGAAGGATGTTCTAGAGCAGGCGATCCAGGAAGGTAAGCTGGCAGAGTTCTCTCACCTCATAAGAAAACCCAGGAGGCGAGATCGTGACCGATCTGGCGACGACAGGAGCCGCGCAGTAAGACCAAGGCAAGAGCCCGAGGAGGACAATGAAGGCGGCCTCACCATTGTGAACGTTGTAGTCGGGAGAGACGTTGCCCCTAGGTCGAAGTCGGCATGCAAGAAAGATGCCAAAGTCTTGGCTATGTCATCGTCTAGTCCTGCGCTTTCCTCCAGGAGAGTCCCGTCAATATCATTCGGACCAGAGGACCAATGGTTTGACGACTTGCtggagaacccttcaatggagaTCACAGCAAGGGGAGGAACTGGTCTGGTCAGGCGAATCCTCGTGGACACTGGAGCCGATTCGAACATCATGTTTCGTAACGTGTTTGATGCTTTAGGCCTCCGAGACACCGACCTGAAAACTCACCAACACGGTGTGGTCGGCTTAGGCGATAACTTTATCAAGCCTGATGGAATAGTCTCCCTACCAGTCTCCATAGGAGGAGGTCGAGGGAAGAGGTCGGTAATGGCGGAGTTCATTGTTCTAAGGGACTCCACGGCCTACAACCTCATCATGAGAAGGAAAACGATCAATGAGTTCAGAGCGGTAATATGTACTAAGTTATTGATGATGAAGTTTGTTGCTGACGATGGGTCGGTGGGATCCATCAGGGGAGTGGTGCAGATTTTCTAA